The sequence TTGGTCGTGGAGTTTTCAAAAAACCGGCCACCGATAAAACCAAGAATAGCAAAAAAGGAAGACTGATGCTGGCGGAAGATCCGATCTTCGAGACGACAAATGGCTCGAGGTTTGTGACCTTACCCGAGGACACAAATGGGTTTACGGATGTGCTGGTCCCAGTCTTCAAAAACGGCGAATTGCTCCGTGAGTACACGCTCGATGAGGTGCGTGCTCGGGCAATGATCACTTAAAAATAACGAGCCTCCATGTCCGACGGGCATGGAGGCTCAACTTTTGAAAGGAAATATGAAAGTAAAAATTAGACAAGCACAGGTATTTGTTACAGGAAAAAAAGTCAGACTAGCAATAAAGTCGCATCTATTTTCTAAATGGATAAATTCTCTCGACTCATCGTTTACTGTTCGTCGGATTGAAATTCAATCTGTTGATACTGTTACACGAAACTCGAAGGAAGAGGTTCTTTTTTTGAAAATAAAAGCTAACATTGTGGATTCACGGGGCCGTTTTCTTCCAGGAATAGTTTTTCTGCGAGGGGATTCGGTCGGGATTTTTATTCTTCTCCACACACCGAAAACAGAATATGTCGTCTTGATTGAAAGTAACTTGCCGGCTATCGGTGAGCGCAGGTACCCACAATTGCCAGCAGGCATGATGGATAAGGAAACTGACGTCATACAGGTAGCCTTGCGAGAAATGGCAGAAGAGACCAATCTCGATCCTGCAGAAGGTGTCATGACATATTTAACTCACATTTACCCTTCGCCTGGCGCGTGCGATGAGATGATTCATCTCATTCTTCACGAACAAACGATGAGTGAAAGGAAAGTTAAAAATTTGCAAGGCAAGAAAACAGGTCTCGCAGGAGAGCACGAACATCTCACTTTAAAAGTGGTGGAGCTCGATGACCTGTGTGGCTGTACATCGGATGTCAAAGCCCATTCGGCCTATCTCATGTACTTAAAAATAAAAAAAGAAAGGAACAAACATGAAAACTATTGAAGAAAAAATCACAGCGTTGCATACACACAAGACAAAGATTTGTCTTGTGTGCACAGGAGCAGGAGCGGGTTGTCAGAAACTAATTGCCCAAGTTCCAGGAGCTTCAGGTACTTTGCTCGAATGTTTCTTTCCTTACAGTAAAGAGGCCCTGACAGATTTTTTGGGAGACGAACCAAAAAAGTTTGCTTCTGAGGAAACTGTTTTAGCTATGGCCGCAAAAGCTTGGAGAAGGGGGGTGGAAATTGTGGTGAGACAAGGAGGAGATGTGCGGGATGTAATGGGGGTGGCGGTGACAGGCGTAATTGCCACTAATCGGC is a genomic window of Candidatus Paceibacterota bacterium containing:
- a CDS encoding NUDIX domain-containing protein, encoding MKVKIRQAQVFVTGKKVRLAIKSHLFSKWINSLDSSFTVRRIEIQSVDTVTRNSKEEVLFLKIKANIVDSRGRFLPGIVFLRGDSVGIFILLHTPKTEYVVLIESNLPAIGERRYPQLPAGMMDKETDVIQVALREMAEETNLDPAEGVMTYLTHIYPSPGACDEMIHLILHEQTMSERKVKNLQGKKTGLAGEHEHLTLKVVELDDLCGCTSDVKAHSAYLMYLKIKKERNKHENY